In one Lolium rigidum isolate FL_2022 chromosome 3, APGP_CSIRO_Lrig_0.1, whole genome shotgun sequence genomic region, the following are encoded:
- the LOC124696032 gene encoding lipase 1-like codes for MGASLSLVPLIDYFTRREFLAAGLRPHSVTLPYDGGDGKSSSTCTVHYWAPPGEPKLPPLLLIHGFGPQATWQWRCQVGPLSRQFHIIVPDLLGFGGSSWDYPTAPPPSEATQAAALAALLDSVEGLKSKRVAVAGTSYGGFVAYWLARAAGPGRVGPVVIASSDVLKTAADDREFLKRAGEEWGAVHELLLPAEPAAMRRVMQMAAHRAPPVMMSPDFVLRDFIQKLYTNREQLSHVFKGITVGTDKFQVTPLFQEVLIVWGEHDQLFPVEKAFAIQRALDGKARVEIMKETGHAPQLEDPARFNEIVLDFLLAADKHAEPSIKGSSL; via the exons ATGGGGGCAAGCCTAAGCCTCGTGCCGCTCATCGACTACTTCACCCGCCGCGAGTTCCTCGCTGCCGGCCTCCGCCCCCACTCCGTCACGCTCCcctacgacggcggcgacggcaagTCGTCGTCGACCTGCACCGTGCACTACTGGGCCCCGCCGGGCGAGCCGAAGCTCCCGCCTTTGCTGCTTATTCACGGCTTTGGCCCTCAGGCCACTTGGCAGTGGCGCTGCCAGGTGGGTCCATTGTCCCGCCAATTCCATATCATCGTCCCAGACCTGCTCGGCTTCGGCGGCAGCTCGTGGGACTACCCCACGGCGCCACCGCCGTCAGAGGCCACCCAGGCGGCTGCTCTCGCGGCGCTGCTGGACTCAGTGGAGGGGCTGAAGAGCAAGCGCGTGGCCGTAGCGGGGACGAGCTACGGCGGGTTCGTGGCGTACTGGCTAGCGCGCGCGGCGGGGCCCGGGAGAGTCGGCCCCGTGGTGATCGCGAGCTCGGACGTGCTCAAGACGGCGGCCGACGACCGCGAGTTCCTGAAGAGGGCCGGCGAAGAGTGGGGCGCCGTGCACGAGCTGCTTCTTCCAGCCGAGCCCGCCGCCATGAGGAGGGTGATGCAGATGGCAGCGCACCGCGCGCCGCCGGTGATGATGTCGCCGGACTTCGTCCTCCGGGACTTCATCCAG AAACTCTACACGAATAGGGAACAACTTAGCCATGTTTTCAAGGGGATCACGGTCGGCACGGACAAGTTCCAAGTAACACCGCTATTTCAG GAGGTGCTAATTGTCTGGGGAGAGCATGACCAATTGTTCCCGGTGGAGAAGGCTTTTGCAATTCAGAG GGCTTTGGATGGGAAAGCAAGAGTGGAGATCATGAAGGAAACAGGCCATGCTCCACAGCTTGAGGACCCGGCCCGGTTCAACGAGATCGTGCTGGACTTCTTGCTGGCTGCCGACAAGCATGCAGAACCTTCCATCAAAGGTAGCTCTCTATGA